The sequence below is a genomic window from Leptolyngbya sp. NIES-3755.
TGAACATTGAGTCGATGATATGGATAAATGCTTCATAGCACGAGAAGAAGCCATGCCGACCTGTCAGGAGATACCCTTCTAGCCATCCTTGGCACATATGTTCGCTGAGAACTTCCATGACTCGACCATTGGTTGCAATGTGATCATCCGTCGGCAGAATCTCGGCTGTGGAGACGCGATCGGTAACTTCCAAAATCGCATTCCAACGATTTGAATTATTTTCGTCTGGACTCATCACTCGAAAATTGCGACTATCCAGATTCAGCTTCATCACGTCCCGCAAGAACTGCCCCATGATGCGGGTCGGTTCTGCTGTAATCGTGCCGGGTTTTGGAACTTCAACCGCGTAGTCCTGAAAGTCCGGCAGCTTCAGATCTTTGAGCAGTAACCCGCCATTGGCATAAGGATTTGCTCCCATGCGTCGATCGCCTTTCGGCGCAAGTTCTGCCAGCTCTTCGATCAATTTCCCGCTTTCATCAAACAGTTCTTCTGGCTTGTAACTTTTCATCCAGTCTTCCAGCAGTTTGATATGCTCAGGCTTACTTGCAAGTTCGGATAGAGGCACTTGATGAGCGCGAAACGTATTTTCGATCGAGAGTCCATCCACAATTTTTGGTCCTGTCCATCCCTTGGGAGTTTTCAGCACAATCATTGGATGTTTAGGACGCTTTGAGAAGCCATGCGTGCGGGCATCGTGTTGAATCGCTCTGATCTCATGTAGGATCACGTCCAGCGTTTCTGCCATTTGTTGGTGCAAGATTTCGGGATCATCTCCTTCAATAAAATACGGCTTGTAGCCATAGCCAGCGAGTAGGCTTTGCAGTTCCTCCCGATCGATCCGCGCCAACACCGTCGGATTTGCAATCTTATAGCCATTCAAATGCAGAATGGGCAGGACGGCTCCATCGCGGGCGGGGTTCAGAAACTTGTTTGAGTGCCAACTGGTTGCCAAAGCTGCTGTTTCCGCTTCTCCATCTCCCACGACGCAGCAAACCAAAAGATCAGGGTTGTCAAAGGCAGCACCATAGGCATGAAGCAGTGAGTATCCTAACTCCCCTCCCTCGTGGATGGAACCCGGTGTTTCAGGGGAAGCATGGCTAGGAATTCCGCCTGGGAATGAAAACTGTTTGAAAAGCTGCTTCATCCCCTCAACATCCTGCGGAATGTTGGGATAAACCTCGCTATAAGTCCCTTCAAGATAAGTGTTGGCAACGATTCCTGGACCGCCATGACCGGGACCCGCAACATAAATAACATTGAGATCCTGCGCTTTAATCACACGATTCAAATGAGCATAAATAAAGTTAAGACCTGGAGTCGTGCCCCAATGTCCGAGCAGTCGAGGTTTAATGTGTTCTAGTTTGAGCGGTTCACGCAGAAGTGGATTGTCCAGGAGATAAATCTGACCCACCGAAAGATAGTTTGCAGCACGCCAGTAAGCATGAATCTTTCGCAGTTCGTCTGCTGTCAGAGTTTTGGGCGCGGTCGGAGTAGTAACTGTCATGTTAGGTAAAAAGTAAAAGGTTTCAACTGAAATTTCAAAAGTGGCTGGAGCAGTGACAAATTAACTGTTTTTCCAGACTCATCACAGGTGCAGCATTACGACTAGCTAGGGGATGCTCGATCGCCCCCTCAATTTCGGACTCAGACGATATTGCTCTGCTAAAACCTGCTTGTAGTACTGCACTCGTTCACTCGCTCGTGCTGCAACAATGGGATTGCGTCGGGCTGCCAATCGAATCGCCTGAGTGATTAAATGAAAGCGTGAAGTGCCGTGACGCAGATATTGAGCAAGCGAGGGAATGGCTTCGCCTCGGTCGCCGTTGAGTTGAAAGCGGTTAGGATTTGGACGACCAAAAAGAAGCTGTTTCAAGGCTGCGATCGTGCCATGAAAGTTGATAATGACTGGGCGATCGCGGGTGAACAATGCTTCAAACATTTCCTGATCTAAATGCTGAAAACCTTCCGCGTCTTTTTCCAACACTCGCAGGTCAGTGATATTGACCACCCGCACCCGCAGTTCTGGCATTTCGTCTCGCAAGATGTGAGCGGCTGCCATAACTTCAACTGTAGAGCGGTCGCCAATTCCAACCAGCACTACATCAGGATGAGTGCCTTCATCAGTACTTGCCCGATGCCAAATTGAAGCCCCTGCCCGACAGTGCGCGATCGCTTCTGCCATGGTTAACCATTGCGGCATCGGATCAGGACTCGCAATGATGAGATTAATCTGATCGGTCGTGTTTAAGCAGTGCGCGATCGTCGTAATCAAACAGTTCGCGTCTGGCGGTAGGTAAACCCGCGCGATGTCCGCTGTTTGAGTCAGCAACGCATTGATAAAACTAGAGCTTTGCCGCGAAAAGTCGCTGTATTCCTGCTGCCATGAGTTTGAAATTGCTAAATAATTCAGAGAAGCAACGGGCGGCTGGGCACAGCTTCCGCTTTGCGATCGCCACGGGGATGTGTTGAACTGTTGCAGGAATCTAGCGTGCTGGTTCATCCTGCTGATCATGCTGTTTAATGACGTTTCATACGACAGAAAAAGCCCGTGCCGACCTGTGAGCAGATAGCCTTGAAGCCATCCCTGACAGTTGTGGTGGCTGAAAAACTCTATTATCCGTTCTCTTCTCAAACCGATCGATACATCATCAGACTGAGTAAAATCATGATGATTGCAGTAGGCTGTTCCTGGTACGGATGTCAATCCGCCTGACGCTAAATTATTAGAACAGAAAATTCGGAACGTTTGTGGATTCTTCTCAATCACAGTTGTAATATACTTCCCAATCTGTTCTGTATTGCTAAGTTGATTTTCTTCACATAAACAGGACTGTGTTTGAATTGGAATTTCAAAGTCAAAGGTAGACGGTAAATTTAGAGGTTGATAGACCGCTTCACCAGATGTGTAGGCATTACAGCCCATGCGTTGCTTACCTTGAGGACAAAGGTTAAGAATCTCTCGAATCGGGCATCCCTGTGCGTCAAATAATTCTTCAATTTGATAAGAGCGTAACCAGTCTTCTAGAAGCTGTAACTGCTGCGGATTGGTTTTTACCGCTTTGGTCGGAAGTTGGCGAAAGCGATGTAACGCCTCGATCGAGTCTTGATCGATTCCTTGACTGATCCAGTCTTGCGACGATCGCACAATCAGCAAAGGGAACTTGGGGTGAGCAGTCAACTGCCCTAAACGCGCCGCTTGTTGAATGCTACAAATCTCTCGATATGCCCAATCAAATGAGCGATAGAGATCAGCATTTAAATCGATCACGGTTTGAGTCACTACATTTTTTTCAGCATGATTGTTCTGATTGCCAACGATTCGGACTTGATAGCCGTAGCCTGCGAATCGCTGCTGAAGTTCAAGATCACTCATTGCGCTATAGATAGCGGGAGTTGAAGTCTCATAGCGATCGAGGTGCAAAATTGGCAGCACTGCGCCAGATTTTGCTGGATCGATCAACTTGTAGCTGTCCCAGGCAGTAGCTGTCGCTCCTGTTTCTGCTTCTCGATCGCTCATCATGCACACTACAATCAAGTCAGGCTTATCCATGACTGCCCCAAACGCGACAGCGAGCGCATGACCGAGTTCTTCACCTGCATCAGCGTGATGGAGAAAACCACAGGGACAGGAAAAGCCCCGAATCAAGGTTGCTAGTCCCTTCGCATCTAGGGTCAGTTCGGGGTCAAACGCTTGAAGAGATTTTTCTAAATAAAGGTTTGCCAACAGTGCAGGGGTGCCCTGTTCTGTCTCTGCAATGAGGAAAAGTCTGATGTCATGGTGCCGAATTAGACAATTGAGATGAGCATAGATCAAGTTAATGCAAGGGCAGATATCCCAACGTCTTAGTAAACCCTCTTTGATATGCTCCGACTTTAAGGGTTCCTTGAGTAGAAAATTGTCTTTCAGGTAGATTTGAGCCGCCGCAAGGTAATTCGTTAGGCGACAATAACGCGCGATCGCTGCTAGTTCCGCCCGATGAGCCTCTCGGACTTGTGCGATCGAAGGTTCAAAATTGGCAGGAGTTGGCAGAATTGAGAAACGCATAGTGCCTCACTTCAGTAAATATTGAAAGGTTGAATTCACCTCACAGTTTGATATCCACCAAGAATTCCATTTTTGGAAAACACAATCTGCCAAACTTGAATATGTCTCGCTCTAAAAGCGCCTGCCGACATCAACAGATAATATTTCCACATTCTGTAAAATTGATCTCCATATTTAGACGCTAATTTTCCCCAGTTTCCATCAAAATTTTGCCACCAAGCCATTAAAGTAGGGTCATAATATTGACCAAAATCATGCCAATCTTCTATCACAAATAGCTTTTCGGCAGACCCGGAAATCTGAGCAGCAGACGGTAGTAACCCATTTGGAAAAATGTATTTGTCGATCCACCTGTCTACACAAAAATCGGTGTGATTATTGCCGATCGTGTGCAATAAAAATAATCCATCGTCTTTAAGACAACGGTTCACTTTGTCCATAAACACCCGATGATTTTTGTGCCCGACGTGTTCAACCATTCCCACAGATGCAACGCGGTCAAACTGCCCATCAAACTGACGATAATCTTGCAAAACAAACTTTACGGGTAAGCCCTCACAGAGTTCTTCTCCTAGTTTTATCTGTTCTTGAGAAACCGTAAGACCGACACAAGAAACCTCATATTTCTCAGCGGCATACTTCATCAAGCTGCCCCAACCACAACCAATGTCTAAAAGCGTCATGCCTTTTTCAAGCTGTAGTTTTCGACAAATTAAATCCAGTTTTGCTTCTTGAGCTTGATCTAAGTTTTGAGCCGTTTTCCAGTAGCCGCAGCTATAGGTCAACCTGGAGTCAAGCATGAGTTGATAAAGCTCGTTTCCCAAGTCGTAATGGCTTTCGCCGATGTGAAAACTCCGGTTCAGGCTCTGCATGTTCCAAAGTTTTGCTTTAGCAGTTTCTAGCACTGTAGCTAGATCGTCCTTGATTTGATCGTAGAGGTTTGCTCGGAGGACTTTCGCGAAAAACTCATCTAGCTTTGGGCAATCCCACCACCCCTGCATGTAAGATTCACCCAGTCCCAGCGATCCCTGTCTCAAGACTCTTTGATAAAGATCGGTGTTGTGAACTTGCAGATCCCAAGG
It includes:
- a CDS encoding phosphoketolase (similar to AA sequence:cyanobase_aa:LBDG_41120) encodes the protein MRFSILPTPANFEPSIAQVREAHRAELAAIARYCRLTNYLAAAQIYLKDNFLLKEPLKSEHIKEGLLRRWDICPCINLIYAHLNCLIRHHDIRLFLIAETEQGTPALLANLYLEKSLQAFDPELTLDAKGLATLIRGFSCPCGFLHHADAGEELGHALAVAFGAVMDKPDLIVVCMMSDREAETGATATAWDSYKLIDPAKSGAVLPILHLDRYETSTPAIYSAMSDLELQQRFAGYGYQVRIVGNQNNHAEKNVVTQTVIDLNADLYRSFDWAYREICSIQQAARLGQLTAHPKFPLLIVRSSQDWISQGIDQDSIEALHRFRQLPTKAVKTNPQQLQLLEDWLRSYQIEELFDAQGCPIREILNLCPQGKQRMGCNAYTSGEAVYQPLNLPSTFDFEIPIQTQSCLCEENQLSNTEQIGKYITTVIEKNPQTFRIFCSNNLASGGLTSVPGTAYCNHHDFTQSDDVSIGLRRERIIEFFSHHNCQGWLQGYLLTGRHGLFLSYETSLNSMISRMNQHARFLQQFNTSPWRSQSGSCAQPPVASLNYLAISNSWQQEYSDFSRQSSSFINALLTQTADIARVYLPPDANCLITTIAHCLNTTDQINLIIASPDPMPQWLTMAEAIAHCRAGASIWHRASTDEGTHPDVVLVGIGDRSTVEVMAAAHILRDEMPELRVRVVNITDLRVLEKDAEGFQHLDQEMFEALFTRDRPVIINFHGTIAALKQLLFGRPNPNRFQLNGDRGEAIPSLAQYLRHGTSRFHLITQAIRLAARRNPIVAARASERVQYYKQVLAEQYRLSPKLRGRSSIP
- a CDS encoding cyclopropane-fatty-acyl-phospholipid synthase (ab initio prediction:Prodigal:2.6;~similar to AA sequence:cyanobase_aa:CT1969) — encoded protein: MLINLVQPKFQSRIQDTLALADIEINGDRPWDLQVHNTDLYQRVLRQGSLGLGESYMQGWWDCPKLDEFFAKVLRANLYDQIKDDLATVLETAKAKLWNMQSLNRSFHIGESHYDLGNELYQLMLDSRLTYSCGYWKTAQNLDQAQEAKLDLICRKLQLEKGMTLLDIGCGWGSLMKYAAEKYEVSCVGLTVSQEQIKLGEELCEGLPVKFVLQDYRQFDGQFDRVASVGMVEHVGHKNHRVFMDKVNRCLKDDGLFLLHTIGNNHTDFCVDRWIDKYIFPNGLLPSAAQISGSAEKLFVIEDWHDFGQYYDPTLMAWWQNFDGNWGKLASKYGDQFYRMWKYYLLMSAGAFRARHIQVWQIVFSKNGILGGYQTVR
- a CDS encoding phosphoketolase (similar to AA sequence:cyanobase_aa:LBDG_41120), giving the protein MTVTTPTAPKTLTADELRKIHAYWRAANYLSVGQIYLLDNPLLREPLKLEHIKPRLLGHWGTTPGLNFIYAHLNRVIKAQDLNVIYVAGPGHGGPGIVANTYLEGTYSEVYPNIPQDVEGMKQLFKQFSFPGGIPSHASPETPGSIHEGGELGYSLLHAYGAAFDNPDLLVCCVVGDGEAETAALATSWHSNKFLNPARDGAVLPILHLNGYKIANPTVLARIDREELQSLLAGYGYKPYFIEGDDPEILHQQMAETLDVILHEIRAIQHDARTHGFSKRPKHPMIVLKTPKGWTGPKIVDGLSIENTFRAHQVPLSELASKPEHIKLLEDWMKSYKPEELFDESGKLIEELAELAPKGDRRMGANPYANGGLLLKDLKLPDFQDYAVEVPKPGTITAEPTRIMGQFLRDVMKLNLDSRNFRVMSPDENNSNRWNAILEVTDRVSTAEILPTDDHIATNGRVMEVLSEHMCQGWLEGYLLTGRHGFFSCYEAFIHIIDSMFNQHAKWLKVTHDIPWRRPIASLNYLLTSHVWRQDHNGFSHQDPGFIDHVINKKSDVIRVYLPPDANTLLSVTDHCLRSRHYVNLIIAGKQPELQWLDIETASKHCTAGLGIWEWASNDQGVEPDVVMACAGDVPTLETLAAVDFLRQQFPDLKIRVVNVVDLMTLQSSSEHPHGLSDQNFDSIFTRDKPIVFAYHGYPWLIHRLTCHRTNHHNLHVRGYKEEGTTTTPFDMVVLNDLDRFHLAQDVIDRVPQLQSIGAHAKQLLRDKLIEHRHYIVKHGEDLPEIRNWKWSY